Sequence from the Halobacteria archaeon AArc-dxtr1 genome:
TAGTCGTACGAGTTCAGACTCGTGGCGAATAGCTCAGTAACACGTGGCCAAACTACCCTGTTGAGCACGATAACCTCGGGAAACTGAGGCTAATAGTGCATACGGCTCGATGCCTGGAAGTGGCTCGAGCTCGAAACGCTACGGCGCGACAGGATGTGGCTGCGGCCGATTAGGTAGACGGTGGGGTAACGGCCCACCGTGCCGATAATCGGTACGGGTTGTGAGAGCAAGAGCCCGGAGACGGAATCTGAGACAAGATTCCGGGCCCTACGGGGCGCAGCAGGCGCGAAACCTTTACACTGCACGACAGTGCGATAAGGGGACTCCAAGTGCGAGGGCATATCGTCCTCGCTTTTCACTACCGTAAGGTGGTAGTAGAATAAGTGCTGGGCAAGACCGGTGCCAGCCGCCGCGGTAATACCGGCAGCACGAGTGATGACCGCTATTATTGGGCCTAAAGCGTCCGTAGCTGGCCGATCAAGTCCGTCGGGAAATCTGCGCGCCTAACGCGCAGGCGTCCGGTGGAAACTGTTCGGCTTGGGACCGGAAGACTCGAGGGGTACGTCTGGGGTAGGAGTGAAATCCCGTAATCCTGGACGGACCACCGGTGGCGAAAGCGCCTCGAGAGGACGGATCCGACGGTGAGGGACGAAAGCTTGGGTCACGAACCGGATTAGATACCCGGGTAGTCCAAGCTGTAAACGATGTCTGCTAGGTGTGGCACTGGCTACGAGCCAGTGCTGTGCCGTAGGGAAGCCGTGAAGCAGACCGCCTGGGAAGTACGTCCGCAAGGATGAAACTTAAAGGAATTGGCGGGGGAGCACTACAACCGGAGGAGCCTGCGGTTTAATTGGACTCAACGCCGGACATCTCACCAGCACCGACAGTAGCCGTGAAGATCAGTGTGATGAGCTTATTGGAGCTACTGAGAGGAGGTGCATGGCCGCCGTCAGCTCGTACCGTGAGGCGTCCTGTTAAGTCAGGCAACGAGCGAGACCCGCACTCCTAATTGCCAGCAACACCCTTGTGGTGGTTGGGTACATTAGGAGGACTGCCAGTGCCAAACTGGAGGAAGGAACGGGCAACGGTAGGTCAGTATGCCCCGAATGTGCTGGGCTACACGCGGGCTACAATGGTCGAGACAGTGGGATGCTACGCCGAAAGGCGACGCTAATCTCCGAAACTCGATCGTAGTTCGGATTGCGGGTTGAAACTCACCCGCATGAAGCTGGATTCGGTAGTAATCGCGCCTCAGAAGGGCGCGGTGAATACGTCCCTGCTCCTTGCACACACCGCCCGTCAAAGCACCCGAGTGAGGTCCGGATGAGGCCCCTGTAAGGGGGTCGAATCTGGGCTTCGCAAGGGGGCTTAAGTCGTAACAAGGTAGCCGTAGGGGAATCTGCGGCTGGATCACCTCCACAGAACGGGACCAGGACGATGTCCTGGCCCACCACAACGTGGCGCTTTGCGCCACACTGTCCGTGTTCGAACGACCACCGTGTCGGCCGACCGGGCACCTTTGAACTACCAAGGCTAACGAATTGGTCCCCGAGAGGGGATGGGCCCATAGCTCAGTGGTAGAGTGCCTCCTTTGCAAGGAGGATGCCCTGGGTTCGAATCCCAGTGGGTCCATCACTCGGGTGACGATCGTGAACCGTGTCCCTTAAGTGGGAGACGGCGCTACGATCTAATCCGAACGAAACCGATGCACCACTCCGCGCAAGTGTGGGTGGGAAGGGTTAATGCAGGCCGGCCGTCTACCGGCGTGCAGATGAAACCGTGTGTAAGTGTAGTCCAGGCGTCCACTGGACCCGTTCCCGGGTCACGATGTTGCGACTTTGTCGCAACGCCGATCCGATGAACGTGGCTACTGTGCCAGCTGGTGGATCGCTCGGCTCGAGAGCCGATGAAGGACGTGCCAAGCTGCGATAAGCTCAAGGGACCCGCACGGAGGGGAAGAACTTGAGATCTCCTAATGGGAATCCCTACCGCAATTGCTTCGCGCAATGGGGAACGTCGAGAATTGAAACATCTTAGTATCGACAGGAAAAGAAAGCAAACGCGATGTCGTTAGTAACGGCGAGTGAACCCGACGCAGTCCAAACCGAAGCCCTTACGGGCAATGTGGTGTTCGGACTGACTCTCATCATCGGACCATCTACAAGAAGTCTCTTGGAACAGAGCACGATACAGGGTGACAGTCCCGTATTGTAGATCAGTACGATGTGCGTCAGCTCCAGAGTATCGGGGGTTGGATATCCCTCGTGAATTTCGCGGGCATCGACCGCGAAGACTAAACACTCCTCGAGACCGATAGCGAACAAGTAGCGTGAGCGAACGCTGAAAAGCACCCCAAGAAGGGAGGTGTAATAGGGCGTGAAATCAGTTGGCGATAGAGCGACGGGGCACGAAAGGTCCCACGAGAAATGACCGAGGCGCGAGCCTCCAGTAAGAATCGTGGGAAGCCGGTGTTCCGTCGTACGTTTTGAAAAACGAACCAGAGAGTGTGCCTGTTTGACGAGTCTAACCTGTTCATCAGGGGAGGCGTAGGGAAACCGATATGACCGCAGTGCTTTGCACCAGGGTCACCGTGTTCAAGCGCGGGGAGTCAAACGGGCACGACCCGAAACCGGACGATCTAGGCGTGGACAAGGTGAAGCGTGCCGAAAGGCACGTGGAGGCCTGTTAGAGTTGGTGTCCTACAATACCCTCTCGTGATCTACGTCTAGGGGTGAAAGGCCCATCGAGTTCGGAAACAGCTGGTTCCAACCGAAACATGTCGAAGCATGACCTCTGCCGAGGTAGTTCGTGGGGTAGAGCAACGGATTGGGAGATCGCACTCCGAGAGGAGTGTGCCTCCCTGTCCAACTCCGAACCTACGAACGCCGTCGACGCAGGGAGTCCGGTGCGCGGGGTAAGCCTGTGTACCGTGAGGGAGACAACCCAGAGCTGGGTTAAGGTCCCCAAGTATGGACTAAGTGCGATCGAAGGTGGTCTCAAGCCCTAGACAGCCGGGAGGTGAGCTTAGAAGCAGCTACCCTCTAAGAAAAGCGTAACAGCTTACCGGCCGAGGTTTGAGGCGCCCAAAATGATCGGGGCTCAAGTCCATCACCGAGACCTAGCGGCGCGATTCACATCGCGATCCTGTAGGTTGGCACTCCGTTCGGGTGGAAGCACGGAATAGATTTCGTGTGGACCGTGCGGTGAAGAAAATTCTGGTCATAGTAGCAGCGTTAGTCGGGTTAGAACCCCGACGGCCGAACGAGTAAGGGTTCCTCAGCAATGCTGATCAGCTGAGGGTTAGCCGGTCCTAAGTCAGCCCGTAAGTCGAAGCTGACAAAAGGGAAATAGGTTAATATTCCTATGCCGGTGTGCAGTAAAAGTCGACGCTTTGGGGCCGCCTCAGCCGGGCCTTCGCCCGGTCGAACCGTCCAAGTTCGTGGAAGCCGTAATGGCACGAAGCGAATGAATGTCGGGATAGCGCAAGTGAGGTCAACCTGGAGCCCGTGAAAAGACGAGCACACTGTCCGTACCGAGATCCGACACAGGTACTCGTGGCGGCGAAAGCCAAGGTCTGTCGGGAGCAACCGACGTTAGGGAATTCGGCAAGTTAGTCCCGTACGTTCGCAATAAGGGATGCCTGCCTCGCGAAGAGGCAGGTCGCAGTGACTCGGGCGCTCCGACTGTCTAGTAACAACATAGGTGACCGCAAATCCGAAAGGACTCGTACGGTCACTGAATCCTGCCCAGTGCAGGTATCTGAACACCCCGTACAAGGGGACGAAGGACCTGTTAACGGCGGGGGTAACTATGACCCTCTTAAGGTAGCGTAGTACCTTGCCGCTTCAGTAGCGGCTTGCATGAATGGATCAACGAGAGCGCCACTGTCCCAACGTTGGGCCCGGTGAACTGTACGTTCCAGTGCGGAGTCTGGAGACCCCCAAGGGGAAGCGAAGACCCTATAGAGCTTTACTGCAGGCTGTCGCTGAGACGTGGTCGCCATTGTGCAGCATAGGTAGGAGGCATTACACAGGTACCCGCGCTAGCGGGCCACCGAGCCATCATTGAAATACTACCCGATGGTGACTGCGACTCTCACTCCGGGAGGAGGACACCGGTAGCCGGGCAGTTTGACTGGGGCGGTACGCGCTTGAAAAGATATCGAGCGCGCCCCAAGGTTTCCTCACCCGAGTCGGAGACTCGGGAAAGAGCGCAAGAGCATACGGAAGCCTGACAGTGTCCGGCACAACGACGGACGCTGACGCGAAAGCGTGGTCTAGCGAACCAATTAGCCTGCTTGATGCGGGCAATTGCTGACAAAAAAGCTACCTTAGGGATAACAGAGTCGTCACCCGCAAGAGCACATATCGACCGGGTGGCTTGCTACCTCGATGTCGGTTCCCTCCATCCTGCCCGGGCAGATTCGGGCAAGGGTGAGGTTGTTCGCCTATTAAAGGAGGTCGTGAGCTGGGTTTAGACCGTCGTGAGACAGGTCGGCTGCTATCTATTGGGGGTGTTACGGAATCTGACGAGAACGTTCGTATAGTACGAGAGGAACTACGAATGGGTGCCACTGGTGTACCGGTTGTTCGAGAGAGCACGTGCCGGGCAGCTACGCGCCACGGGGTAAGAGCTGAACGCATCTAAGCTCGAAACCCACTTGGAAAAGAGATTCCACCGAGACCACTCGTAGAAGACGAGTTCGATAGACTCGGGGTGTACGCACCGAGGCAACGAGGTGTTGAGCCCGCGAGCACTAACAGGTCAAGCCACACAATCATACTACATCGCATTGGATCCGTGATTCGAGAACGGGTCCGGGCGCTAACTGGACTACACTTACATACGGTCATACCACCGATATTGGCATCGTCGTGGTTCGATTCCACGAATCGGCGTTAAGGCGGCCACAGCGGTGGGGTTACACCCGTACCCATCCCGAACACGGAAGTTAAGCCCGCCTGCGTTTCGGCGAGTACTGGAGTGGGAGACCCTCTGGGAAATCCGATTCGCCGCCTCCACTCATACTGCGATCCACATCGGATCGCTGCAATTACCCTCGCACAGTGACGACGCTGTGCGGGGGTTTTTTGCGTGTATGGATCGGCCATACCGCTACGCTTAAACAATCACAGTTGCTACTGACACGTGCGCCAAGGTGGCAGAGTCCGGCCGAACGCAGCGGCCTGCAGAGCCGCCCACCGCCGGTTCAAATCCGGCCCTTGGCTTACATCAAAATCCTCACAATCCAATCGCGGTTGGGAGGTTCAGTCGCGCACTTCCGCGGCTGACGAAGCTGTTTCCCATACTTCTGAGCGACGCGACCAATCCGATTTCATGAGACAGTGATCGCGCCGGCTCTCTCTATGAGGGTACACGATCGCTCGCAGATGTGGGTTGGCACGACGAGTACACACTTGCCTGGAAACCCAACTTCACGAGATCTTCTCGCTGTTCAAACTGCGGGCGGTGTTGTGGTACTTTCGAGGGTCAGGCCGGGGGTTTGGAGCCGTCAAAGGTAACTCCGACCTCTGAGGAGCGTATGGTACCACTGTCTCGACTGCGCGACCGATCTCATCCAGGAACAGCACGATATCGATGACCGCGCGAAAGCCGAGCACGAGGTCCGGTGGGAGCGATTGCGATGATGTTCACTGGTTAGTACTCGTGAGTGCCGAGATCCTGCTCGCTTACCGTGCAGGCTACTTGTTCATATTGCGGCGACGGTTCACCGCCCGCTATCGTGGCCTTCTCTTCGTTCGCGCCACGCACCGCTGACCAGTTCGTTGCACGGGCCGGGCGCGATTATGAACTACGCCGAGACGTTCCAGTTTGTTCGCTTCGCTCACTCACGGGCTGCGACTCGTCTAGTTCAAATCGCGGCGGCCGTTTCACTCTTCATGTCCGTTCGTCGTGAAAACGGGCCGGGCGCGATTTGAACACGCGACCGTCTGGTTAAAAGCCAGACGCTCTGCCGGACTGAGCTACCGGCCCATTATCCCGTAGTATCCGTCTATTGCGGTTAAACGTTTCTTTCTGCTGGCCCGGTCAGGACTCGTCGAGGTACGTTTCGAGTGCCTCCGCGACGACCTCTCCAGGGGGGACGCCGTCCAGCGATGCCTGTTGTCGCAGATCGCGATAGGTCGAGGCCGGAAGCGTCAACTCGATCGTGCCCAACCCGACGTCGCAGTCGGCCAGCGCGCGATCGATGGGGTCTCCGTTGTTGACGGCGCTTGCGACGCTGCGAACCTGGCGCACCGTCAGGTCTCCGTCGAGTGTCGCCCAGGCCAGAAGAAGGCGATACTCTCCGCTAACCCGAGCGATGTGTTTGGCCGCCGTCGGCGCGATTGCACCGAGGGCCACCTGTCTGCGGACCGATCGCGGCAGATCGTGGACGCGGGCCCACTTGCGGATGAACGAGACGTTGGCGTCGCCACCGGCTCGCTTCGCTGCTGCCTTATACGATCCTTCGCCGCGGACGAGAGCTGCACAGGCCGCTGCTCCTCGGAGCATATAGAGGTGGTCTTCTGCCCCGGTCCCGGCTGCGAACTCCCGGACGGTCTCTGCGGCTCTGGCAAGGCTCTCGGCGTCGTCCGGATCGAACTGGACTGCCTCGCGTGCTCGCGTCCCGGCGACAGACTCGTCGCCGCGGATGACGGGCGCGCCGACAGGGGACTTTCGATCGGTCGGTATCGGCTCACCGCTCTGGCCCTGACTGCGGTCCCCGTCTCGCGTCCGGTCGTCGCTCATCGCTCCCTCTTTCGAGCCGAGCCGTCAAAAGTGCCCGTATCGCGTCACTCCTCGCGTTGTTCAGCGAGGTGTTCCCAGATTTCCGTACAGCCAGCGCCGACCTCGACGTCGTCGAGATGGGCGTCATCCCGTGGATCGTCGTCGTCCTCGTCTGGAGGCTCCATCGTACACTTCGCTCCGTCAGTCATGTGTCCTCCATTTGCTTCGCAGGTCGGTCGTTTCGTTTGGCTGTCGACTCATATCTCCCCGTTCGAACGGTATGTGCATAAGTTCGTTTTCCCAAGCAATCAATACCCGTACTCACCCGTACCGGAATGGATAGCCGCTATCTCGGTTTCCGACGCGTCGCTGAATCAGCTCTCTCCGAGGCTTTGGCACTGATTAGTATCACCACGACGGTAATCCTTGCACAGGTCAACGCTGAAATAGCCGCTCGCACTGATCGACACGTATGGCCATCGCACTGCGGACACTCGATGACGGCGCGTGGATCAGCGTCAACGACGCTCGACAGGTGAGCGTAAGCGACGTCTGGACGCTCTCGCGTGGCGTCTTCTGTGATTGCGAGCCAGCCTACATTTTGCTCGAGGGGTTTTACGACGTTAGCGTCGACGGCGCGATCGTCTTCGCCGGTGCAGTGGGGCAGTGCCTCGACTGTGGGACGCGCGACTCCATCGACCAGCTTCCAGTGGGACGTCTCGTCGACGGTGAGTTCGAGCCTTACGACCCCGCTGGCATTCAGTCGACGCTCGAACCCGAGTCATAACGTTACCTCCCTGTCTGGAGGTCGACTCGAACCGTCCCACTACAATGAGGCAACAATATCCGCTACGCGGTAGCTCCGGGGGTAACTGACGAAACACGTCGGGGTTTACGTGATCAGTGCATGGCTAGGGACAACGATGCCTACCGACGTCGAGCAGTGGAAGGACGAACTATACGGGACCGATATTCGTGCCGAGATCGATCGCTTCGCCGAGGCGGGCTGGGAGTCGATCCCTGAAGACGAGCGAGACGCGTGGTTCGAGCGGTTCAAGTGGTACGGTCTGTACCACCAGCGAGCCGGCCAGGAGTCGTACTTCATGCTCCGGGTCGGGCCGCCAAGTGGCATTCTTGAACCCGGACAGTTTCGCCGACTCGTCGAAATCGCCGACGAGTACTCTCGCGGCCCGGTCGAGAACCCCGAGTTCGGGAACGGCTGGCTCGACGTCACCACACGCCAGGCGGTCCAGTTTCACTGGATTCGACTCGAGGACGTCCCGGATCTCTTCGACGATCTCGACGAGGTAGGTCTTTCTGCCGTTCAAGCCTGCGGTGACTCGTGGCGAAACATCGTCGGCTGTCCCGTCGCCGGCAAGGACAAACACGAACACGTCGACGCCCACGAGTTTGCTCACGAACTCAACGACACGTTCAAAGAAAACGAGGCACACTCGAACCTCCCACGGAAGTGGAAGGTCTCTGTCACGGGGTGTGACGAGGGCTGTGGCCAGGGCGACATCAACGACCTGGCGTTCGAACCGGCCCGTAAGGAGATAGACGGCGAGACGGTCACGGGCTACAACGTCCGCGTCGGCGGTGGCCTCTCCCGAAACGAGCCGCGCTTTGCACGCAACATCGACGTCTTCGCCACGCCGGAGCAGGCCGTCGAGGTCGCAGGCGGTATCTCTGCACTCTTTCGCGACCACGGCGACCGCGAGAACCGGTACAACGCCCGAATCAAGTTCCTCGTCGACGAGTGGGGTCCGGAGAAGCTCCGCGAGATCCTCCAGGAGGACTACGTCGACTTCGAACTCGAGACGGCTGGGGAAGACCTGCGCGATTCGTACAGCTACAACTCCGGCAGCGGCGACGGGAAGCAAGACCACATCGGCGTTCACGAGCAAGCCGACGGCAACTACTACGTTGGCTTGAACGTCCTCGTCGGTCGCATCGGCGTCGACGAAGCTTACGAGATCGCAGACGCCGCCGAGGAGTACGCCTCCGGCGAGGTCCGACTGACCCAGCGCCAGAACATCATCCTCACCGACGTGCCCGAGGAGAATCTCGATGACCTCCTCGCCGAACCCGTC
This genomic interval carries:
- a CDS encoding ferredoxin--nitrite reductase; translation: MPTDVEQWKDELYGTDIRAEIDRFAEAGWESIPEDERDAWFERFKWYGLYHQRAGQESYFMLRVGPPSGILEPGQFRRLVEIADEYSRGPVENPEFGNGWLDVTTRQAVQFHWIRLEDVPDLFDDLDEVGLSAVQACGDSWRNIVGCPVAGKDKHEHVDAHEFAHELNDTFKENEAHSNLPRKWKVSVTGCDEGCGQGDINDLAFEPARKEIDGETVTGYNVRVGGGLSRNEPRFARNIDVFATPEQAVEVAGGISALFRDHGDRENRYNARIKFLVDEWGPEKLREILQEDYVDFELETAGEDLRDSYSYNSGSGDGKQDHIGVHEQADGNYYVGLNVLVGRIGVDEAYEIADAAEEYASGEVRLTQRQNIILTDVPEENLDDLLAEPVFETYSPDPHPFQRGSIACTGTEFCSLSIVETKNRQVRFARWLKANVDLPDGVEDFHIHLSGCTASCAQPQIADVSLRGMKTRKNGEPVEALDIGLGGGLGENPQFASWVAERVAADEVPGAIKNLLANFEAARDGEESFREFVEARDDEDLADLIEPEETSYEDPFLHNTKRTWYPYAEEDDLDASPAPAKADGTPIPSDD